One region of Quercus lobata isolate SW786 chromosome 2, ValleyOak3.0 Primary Assembly, whole genome shotgun sequence genomic DNA includes:
- the LOC115967558 gene encoding uncharacterized protein LOC115967558: protein MTPIISFLQDGHLPQDVKEVRKIKKRAATFTILNDTLYKKGFFMPYLKCVDKEEAKYILKEIHKGVCRDHAGPRSLIDAREVVKRCDKCQRFGNVQCLPAERLTIISSSWPFAQWGIDIVGSLPQGLGIKNQFSSLGHPHANGQIEVTNRTLLKIIKAKLDDAKGAWSEELSSVLWAYKTMARTSIGETPFRLTYGTEAMIPVEVGITNTK from the exons ATGACACCAATCATATCCTTTCTTCAAGATGGGCACCTCCCTCAAGATGTCAAGGAAGTCAGAAAGATTAAGAAGAGAGCAGCCACATTCACGATTCTTAACGACACACTATACAAGAAAGGCTTTTTCATGCCTTACCTGAAGTGTGTTGACAAAGAAGAAGCCAAATATATTCTAAAAGAGATCCATAAAGGAGTTTGCAGAGACCATGCAGGCCCCAGATCGCTG ATAGATGCAAGGGAGGTCGTCAAGAGGTGtgacaagtgccaaaggtttGGGAACGTCCAATGCCTTCCAGCGGAAAGACTGACGATAATATCTTCCTCctggccctttgcacaatggggaatcgATATCGTCGGCTCACTACCTCAAG GCCTAGGGATCAAGAACCAGTTCTCATCCCTAGGACATCCACATGCAAATGGACAGATAGAGGTAACGAATCGGACACTGCTCAAGATAATCAAGGCCAAGTTAGACGATGCAAAAGGTGCCTGGTCGGAAGAATTGTCCAGCGTCTTGTGGGCCTACAAGACCATGGCAAGAACCTCGATAGGAGAAACCCCCTTCCGACTCACCTACGGTACTGAGGCAATGATCCCGGTTGAGGTAGGAATAACCAACACCAAGTGA